A single Gaiellales bacterium DNA region contains:
- a CDS encoding ABC transporter ATP-binding protein, whose protein sequence is MEQPDVRLEQVTKQFGEVTAVDDLSLSFERGGFVALLGPSGCGKTTTLRMIGGFEEPTAGTVYLGEHDVTGLPPYKREVNTVFQNYALFPHMNIHDNVAFGIRQRGGGSKHQVTQQVGEMLDLVQLGGFEKRKPTQLSGGQAQRVALARALINKPRVLLLDEPLGALDLKLRKQMQIELKRIQTEVNITFIHVTHDQEEAMTMADQIAVMNQGKVEQIGPPGELYEQPSTAFVAGFLGVSNLMWATVAEPGVLTLQDGTTVRVPVEQLDGAPRELRIGVRPEKMRIVGADDGASDGNALSGTVRDVSYIGVSTQYIVETSTGQDLTVFAQNIGRGERHATRGDQVRVLWDPEHTFVITDTREVPTLEEQV, encoded by the coding sequence GTGGAGCAGCCTGACGTCCGCCTCGAGCAGGTGACCAAGCAGTTCGGCGAGGTGACCGCCGTGGACGACCTGTCGCTTTCGTTCGAGCGTGGCGGCTTCGTGGCGCTGCTGGGGCCGTCGGGGTGCGGCAAGACCACCACGCTGCGCATGATCGGCGGCTTCGAGGAGCCGACCGCCGGGACCGTGTACCTCGGCGAGCACGACGTGACCGGCCTGCCGCCCTACAAGCGCGAGGTCAACACCGTCTTCCAGAACTACGCGCTGTTCCCCCACATGAACATCCACGACAACGTCGCGTTCGGCATCCGCCAGCGCGGCGGCGGGTCGAAGCACCAGGTCACGCAGCAGGTCGGCGAGATGCTCGACCTCGTCCAGCTCGGCGGGTTCGAGAAGCGCAAGCCGACCCAGCTCTCCGGCGGCCAGGCGCAGCGCGTCGCACTGGCTCGCGCGCTGATCAACAAGCCGCGCGTCCTGCTGCTCGACGAGCCGCTGGGCGCGCTCGACCTGAAGCTGCGCAAGCAGATGCAGATCGAGCTGAAACGGATCCAGACCGAGGTCAACATCACGTTCATCCACGTCACGCACGATCAGGAGGAGGCCATGACGATGGCCGACCAGATCGCGGTGATGAACCAGGGAAAGGTCGAGCAGATCGGCCCGCCGGGCGAGCTGTACGAGCAGCCGTCGACGGCGTTCGTCGCCGGCTTCCTGGGCGTCTCGAACCTGATGTGGGCGACCGTCGCCGAGCCGGGCGTGCTGACGCTGCAGGACGGCACGACCGTGCGCGTCCCCGTCGAGCAGCTCGACGGCGCGCCGAGGGAGCTGCGGATCGGCGTGCGACCCGAGAAGATGCGGATCGTCGGCGCCGACGACGGCGCCTCCGATGGGAACGCGCTGAGCGGCACCGTCAGGGACGTGAGCTACATCGGCGTCAGCACGCAGTACATCGTCGAGACGTCGACCGGCCAGGATCTGACGGTGTTCGCGCAGAACATCGGACGTGGCGAGCGTCACGCCACCCGCGGCGACCAGGTGCGCGTCCTGTGGGATCCTGAGCACACCTTCGTCATCACCGACACCCGTGAGGTTCCAACACTGGAGGAGCAAGTATGA
- a CDS encoding ABC transporter permease encodes MTTEAEFPAAALEPTADRTTVRPPSRFWAKVRYHVLTVYAALAFLYLLIPISIVVAFSFNAPPGRFNFTWHKFSTAAWQHPFATPGIQDAVILSLKIAFLSTLIATVLGTLVALALARYGFRGRSITNFVIFLPMATPEIVMGSSLLTLFITISFNRGFTTILIAHVMFNISYVVVTVKARIYGFDRRMEEAAMDLYANELTTFRKITLPLIMPGVLAAALLAFALSIDDFVITQFNAGPDITFPLFIYGAARTGVPVQVNVIGSMIFFAAVILMLLNLLIQNRRAKRDSVASRGAVRAAQVAEAS; translated from the coding sequence ATGACCACGGAGGCCGAGTTCCCGGCAGCCGCGCTCGAGCCGACCGCCGACCGGACCACCGTGCGGCCGCCCAGCCGGTTCTGGGCAAAGGTGCGCTACCACGTGCTGACGGTGTACGCCGCGCTGGCGTTCCTCTACCTGCTGATCCCGATCTCGATCGTCGTCGCGTTCAGCTTCAACGCGCCTCCGGGCCGCTTCAACTTCACGTGGCACAAGTTCTCGACCGCGGCGTGGCAGCATCCGTTCGCGACGCCCGGGATCCAGGACGCGGTGATCCTGTCGCTCAAGATCGCGTTCCTCTCAACGCTGATCGCCACGGTGCTCGGCACGCTGGTCGCGCTGGCCCTCGCGCGCTACGGCTTCCGCGGCCGCAGCATCACCAACTTCGTCATCTTCCTGCCGATGGCGACGCCCGAGATCGTGATGGGCTCGTCGCTGCTGACGCTGTTCATCACGATCAGCTTCAACCGTGGGTTCACGACCATCCTGATAGCCCATGTCATGTTCAACATCAGCTACGTGGTGGTGACCGTGAAGGCGCGGATCTACGGGTTCGACCGCCGCATGGAGGAGGCGGCGATGGACCTGTACGCCAACGAGCTCACCACCTTCCGGAAGATCACGCTGCCGCTGATCATGCCCGGCGTGCTGGCGGCGGCGCTGCTCGCGTTCGCGCTCTCGATCGACGACTTCGTCATCACACAGTTCAACGCGGGACCTGACATCACGTTCCCGCTGTTCATCTACGGTGCCGCGCGCACCGGCGTCCCGGTGCAGGTGAACGTGATCGGCTCGATGATCTTCTTCGCGGCCGTGATCCTGATGCTGCTGAACCTGCTGATCCAGAACCGGCGGGCCAAGCGCGACTCGGTCGCGAGCCGCGGCGCCGTCCGCGCCGCGCAGGTCGCCGAAGCGTCGTAG
- a CDS encoding ABC transporter permease — protein MARIARLFRAAPAYPLLLPGMLWLAVFFFVPMYYLLDMSTRTGNLLDGFAQVYRFANYGDAISANKEQLTRSLIYAASATLLAFVIAYPLAYAIAFRGGRYKNLLLMLVIAPFFTNYLIRTLAWETILADHGIVTTTFKSLHILSVTDALGFTSGQRLLATPLAVVAGITYNYLPFMTLPLYVSLEKIDTRLLEAALDLYANRARAFLRITLPLSLPGIFAGTLLTFIPAIGDYINAYLLGSTQTTMIGNVIQSKFLTFNDYPSAAALSFALMAGIMVFVIVYARILGTEELA, from the coding sequence GTGGCACGAATCGCACGGCTGTTCCGCGCTGCCCCGGCATACCCGCTGCTGCTCCCGGGGATGCTGTGGCTGGCCGTGTTCTTCTTCGTGCCGATGTACTACCTGCTCGACATGTCGACCCGCACGGGCAACCTGCTGGACGGCTTCGCCCAGGTCTACCGGTTCGCGAACTACGGGGATGCGATCAGCGCGAACAAGGAGCAGCTGACGCGGTCGCTGATCTACGCCGCGTCGGCGACGCTGCTTGCGTTCGTGATCGCCTACCCGCTCGCCTACGCAATCGCGTTCCGCGGCGGTCGCTACAAGAACCTGCTGCTGATGCTGGTGATCGCGCCGTTCTTCACCAACTACCTGATCCGCACACTCGCCTGGGAGACGATCCTGGCGGATCACGGGATCGTCACCACCACGTTCAAGTCGCTGCACATCCTGTCGGTGACCGACGCGCTCGGGTTCACGTCGGGCCAGCGGCTGCTGGCCACGCCGCTCGCGGTGGTCGCGGGCATCACCTACAACTACCTGCCGTTCATGACGCTGCCGCTCTACGTCAGCCTGGAGAAGATCGACACGCGGCTGCTCGAGGCGGCGCTCGACCTGTACGCCAACCGGGCGAGGGCGTTCCTGCGGATCACGTTGCCGCTGTCGCTGCCCGGCATCTTCGCCGGGACGCTGCTGACGTTCATCCCGGCCATCGGCGACTACATCAACGCCTACCTGCTCGGGTCGACGCAGACGACCATGATCGGCAACGTCATCCAGAGTAAGTTCCTGACCTTCAACGACTACCCGTCGGCCGCCGCCCTGTCGTTCGCGCTGATGGCGGGCATCATGGTGTTCGTCATCGTCTACGCGCGCATCCTCGGCACCGAGGAGCTGGCCTGA
- a CDS encoding spermidine/putrescine ABC transporter substrate-binding protein, with translation MSSDPKRSSSFDLNASLARGALTRRDLLRRAGAAGGALSAASLLAACGGGSVGGAKSTAASTGGTVKYPKTIAPSWNWSNWTLYIDVENHRHPSIDLFDKKYNTNTHYIEDINDNEDFFGKFQATLQAGQDIGRDLVTLTDWMAGKWVQFGYVEPLEWDLIPNVKQNLLPSYHGRSIDPNDQYLVPWQSGLTGIGYNSELTGRDLTSVDDLWDPKFKGKVSLLTEMRDTFGLVMLNQGIDPANCTVADAQKAHDVIKPYVDNNQIRAFYGNDYSNHLANGDLVAAMVWSGDMVQLLPDNPHLKFVVPDEGCMLWTDNLMIPKHAKNPYNAHLWMDFCYQPNIAAMIEDWVNYICPVNGAAEVLKSGDPSIGLQGDPNVAKNPLIFPPKSTLDKAHVFKLLAADEEQKFNELFADLTGTA, from the coding sequence ATGAGTTCCGACCCCAAGCGGTCGTCGTCCTTCGACCTCAACGCGTCGCTCGCCCGCGGCGCCCTCACGCGGCGCGATCTGCTGCGGCGCGCCGGCGCCGCCGGCGGAGCGCTATCCGCGGCCAGCCTGCTGGCGGCGTGCGGCGGCGGCAGCGTCGGCGGCGCGAAGTCGACCGCAGCGTCGACCGGCGGCACCGTCAAGTACCCGAAGACGATCGCCCCCTCCTGGAACTGGTCGAACTGGACGCTGTACATCGACGTCGAGAACCACCGCCACCCCTCGATCGACCTGTTCGACAAGAAGTACAACACGAACACGCACTACATCGAGGACATCAACGACAACGAGGACTTCTTCGGGAAGTTCCAGGCCACCCTCCAGGCCGGACAGGACATCGGGCGCGACCTCGTCACGCTGACCGACTGGATGGCCGGCAAGTGGGTGCAGTTCGGCTACGTGGAGCCGCTGGAGTGGGACCTGATCCCGAACGTCAAGCAGAACCTGCTGCCCTCCTACCACGGCCGGTCGATCGATCCGAACGACCAGTACCTCGTGCCCTGGCAGTCCGGGCTCACCGGCATCGGGTACAACTCGGAGCTGACGGGCCGCGACCTGACGAGCGTGGACGACCTGTGGGACCCGAAGTTCAAGGGCAAGGTCAGCCTCCTCACCGAGATGCGCGACACGTTCGGCCTGGTGATGCTCAACCAGGGCATCGACCCGGCGAACTGCACGGTTGCCGACGCGCAGAAGGCGCACGACGTGATCAAGCCCTACGTCGACAACAACCAGATCCGCGCCTTCTACGGCAACGACTATTCGAACCACCTGGCCAACGGCGACCTGGTCGCGGCCATGGTGTGGTCTGGCGACATGGTGCAGCTGCTGCCTGACAACCCGCACCTGAAGTTCGTCGTGCCGGACGAGGGCTGCATGCTCTGGACAGACAACCTGATGATTCCCAAGCACGCGAAGAATCCGTACAACGCTCACCTGTGGATGGACTTCTGCTATCAGCCGAACATCGCTGCGATGATCGAGGACTGGGTCAACTACATCTGCCCGGTCAACGGTGCGGCCGAGGTGCTCAAGAGCGGCGACCCGTCGATCGGCCTGCAGGGCGACCCGAACGTGGCGAAGAACCCGCTGATCTTCCCGCCCAAGTCGACGCTGGACAAGGCGCATGTCTTCAAGCTGCTGGCCGCCGACGAGGAGCAGAAGTTCAACGAGCTGTTCGCCGACCTGACCGGGACCGCGTAG